One Fibrobacter sp. UWH4 genomic region harbors:
- a CDS encoding CotH kinase family protein: MSGSRTSPVAVLEVVVAVCLSAFLLACSDDSSSSSRDAETDVPASSSSHDSLAAPVLPFVGGPVMFTEVDPINIGYEDHEGDDAGWVEIFNTSSDTADLSGMFLTDTQSEPFKWKFGKAKVAPNSFLLVFMSGKNYPDYVLPHDTLDMVGSGCWTWTDAQNDPPGFSYADPLPGKTKNCFKEDGVQRFGSVMRLGENEELGWSSISFFVGTGNADPSDVQDISAANELLVHAYITKDRKVSFRLAQPDMDDWKGYELILEGTGDSSTVYRLPLPTGTTFPDLKNIYGTRISPEASDSREVALKVFSYIARNRGHEPHAGFKLSQKGGSLYLVNADTAIVDSVAYPETPVGKTWGFGVLADGSSGFGYGDASPYGLTASVVAPSRSPSVDTLADFPPSGFYAEPFEVQIPRNNSVRCVVGGASPTEGPTETALVQIKSSATVRCASFAKGALPGEELVRTYIIGEAPALPVVFVTADPNSMFDPDSGIYMEGPNAQSKEPHYGANYWLDKEIPVTVELVEPGASSPAFSKNAGLKIFGNYSRQNDKKSVSITFREKYGDSRLKYALFPDFPELNKFKVFLLRNNGSNFGNDYIRDRLASSISEGLEVDYQRGRFAVVYYNGEYYGIHSIRERSTEYYFETHYGLDPDEIDLLKADNSVSAGSAVDYVALMDWIESRSLESAENYAYVESQIDVDNFINYMQTEIYANNRDWPGNNLKKWRGTNPKTKWKWFLYDMDFGMGNDYSEFTNNVFEFATAEDGPSWPNGPEYTLLLRRLLENEGFRAAFVNRMAVLLQMNFESSRVLARIDKMMAEIESEIPRDQKRWGLSATRMASQLNLIKDFAKARPGVVYDELREYFALDEPVPVSLSVNGLGAIHVHGLKVDSSPIKVNFFKGFPVTVTAVASAGGIWAGWSDGVMDATRTVLPENVGSLTANFK, translated from the coding sequence ATGAGTGGTTCGCGAACATCGCCTGTCGCGGTCCTAGAGGTGGTTGTTGCAGTCTGCTTGTCTGCATTCCTATTGGCGTGCTCGGACGATTCGTCCAGTTCGTCTAGGGATGCCGAGACGGATGTTCCCGCAAGCAGTTCTTCGCATGATTCCCTTGCGGCACCTGTGCTTCCGTTTGTGGGTGGCCCCGTCATGTTTACCGAGGTCGATCCGATTAACATTGGGTACGAAGACCATGAGGGTGACGATGCGGGCTGGGTTGAAATTTTCAATACTTCTTCTGATACGGCCGACTTGTCGGGAATGTTCCTAACAGATACGCAGTCGGAGCCGTTCAAGTGGAAGTTCGGGAAGGCGAAGGTCGCCCCGAATTCGTTCCTGCTCGTTTTTATGTCGGGGAAGAACTATCCCGATTATGTGCTGCCGCATGATACGCTTGACATGGTTGGAAGTGGTTGCTGGACCTGGACCGATGCGCAGAACGATCCGCCGGGATTCAGTTATGCGGACCCGTTGCCAGGTAAGACGAAGAACTGTTTCAAGGAAGACGGTGTACAACGTTTCGGTAGTGTGATGCGGCTTGGTGAAAACGAAGAACTCGGCTGGTCGTCCATTTCTTTTTTCGTAGGGACGGGAAATGCTGATCCTTCGGATGTGCAGGATATTTCGGCGGCGAATGAGTTGCTGGTTCACGCCTACATCACCAAGGACCGCAAGGTTTCTTTTCGCCTGGCGCAACCCGATATGGATGATTGGAAAGGTTACGAGCTGATTCTGGAAGGCACGGGGGATTCCTCGACGGTTTATCGGTTGCCGCTCCCGACGGGGACGACTTTCCCCGACCTCAAGAATATTTACGGCACGCGTATTAGCCCCGAGGCAAGCGATTCGCGGGAGGTGGCGCTCAAGGTGTTTAGCTACATCGCCCGTAATCGCGGGCATGAGCCGCACGCCGGTTTCAAGCTCTCGCAGAAGGGCGGCTCGCTGTACCTGGTGAATGCCGATACGGCGATCGTGGATTCCGTGGCGTACCCTGAAACGCCCGTGGGAAAAACGTGGGGCTTTGGTGTCTTGGCGGACGGTTCGAGTGGCTTTGGATACGGGGATGCTTCCCCGTACGGTCTTACTGCATCGGTGGTGGCGCCGTCGCGATCCCCGTCGGTCGACACGTTGGCGGATTTCCCGCCGTCGGGATTCTATGCGGAGCCGTTCGAGGTGCAGATTCCGCGGAACAATTCGGTGCGCTGTGTCGTAGGGGGTGCTTCTCCTACGGAAGGCCCGACGGAAACGGCGCTAGTACAGATAAAGTCTTCGGCGACGGTTCGTTGCGCCTCGTTTGCGAAGGGGGCGCTCCCTGGCGAAGAACTGGTCCGCACCTACATTATCGGGGAGGCCCCCGCCTTGCCGGTCGTATTCGTGACTGCAGATCCGAATTCCATGTTCGATCCCGATTCGGGAATCTATATGGAGGGGCCTAATGCGCAGAGCAAGGAACCGCATTACGGAGCGAACTACTGGCTCGACAAGGAAATCCCCGTGACGGTGGAACTGGTGGAGCCGGGCGCGAGTTCGCCTGCATTTTCCAAGAATGCCGGCCTCAAGATTTTCGGCAATTACAGCCGCCAGAATGACAAGAAGTCTGTCTCCATCACGTTCCGCGAAAAGTACGGCGACAGTCGCCTCAAATACGCGTTGTTCCCGGATTTCCCGGAGCTGAACAAGTTCAAGGTGTTCCTGCTGCGTAATAACGGCAGCAATTTCGGCAACGACTATATTCGTGACCGTCTCGCGAGTTCCATTAGCGAAGGACTCGAAGTCGATTACCAGCGGGGACGTTTTGCGGTGGTGTATTACAATGGCGAATACTACGGCATTCACAGTATCCGTGAACGTTCTACGGAATACTATTTCGAGACGCATTACGGCCTGGACCCCGACGAAATTGACTTGCTCAAGGCGGACAATTCCGTCTCGGCGGGCTCCGCTGTCGATTACGTGGCGTTGATGGACTGGATAGAATCGCGTTCGCTTGAAAGTGCGGAAAATTACGCCTATGTTGAGTCGCAAATCGATGTCGATAATTTCATCAACTACATGCAAACCGAAATCTACGCGAACAATCGCGACTGGCCGGGAAACAACCTCAAGAAATGGCGCGGCACGAATCCGAAGACCAAGTGGAAATGGTTTCTGTATGATATGGATTTCGGAATGGGAAATGACTATAGCGAATTTACGAACAACGTATTTGAATTTGCAACGGCTGAAGATGGCCCTTCGTGGCCGAATGGCCCCGAGTATACTCTGTTGCTTCGCCGCCTGTTGGAAAATGAAGGCTTCAGGGCCGCATTTGTCAATCGCATGGCGGTGCTCCTGCAGATGAATTTTGAAAGTTCCCGCGTGCTGGCCCGCATCGACAAGATGATGGCGGAAATCGAGTCGGAAATTCCCCGCGACCAGAAACGCTGGGGCTTGAGTGCGACGCGGATGGCGTCACAGCTGAATTTGATCAAGGATTTCGCGAAGGCGCGCCCCGGTGTCGTATATGACGAGTTGCGTGAATATTTTGCTCTGGACGAACCGGTGCCAGTAAGTTTGTCTGTAAATGGCCTCGGTGCGATTCATGTACACGGATTGAAGGTCGATTCGTCTCCCATCAAGGTAAACTTTTTCAAAGGCTTTCCTGTGACGGTAACGGCGGTCGCCTCGGCCGGGGGAATTTGGGCGGGCTGGAGCGACGGCGTGATGGATGCGACCCGGACGGTCTTGCCGGAGAATGTCGGTTCGTTGACAGCTAATTTTAAGTAG
- a CDS encoding nucleotide sugar dehydrogenase, whose translation MSYNTKILCIGAGYVGGPTMTVIADKCPDVKVTVVDINQARIDAWNSDNLPIFEPGLDDVVKRARGRNLFFSTDIPAAIKEADIIFVSVNTPTKTFGHGAGKASDLQYWEKTARNILEIADEGKIIVEKSTLPVRTAAAMERILNSNDKGLHFEVLSNPEFLAEGTAINDLFEPDRVLIGSHQTESGLAACQKLVDVYAHWVPRDRILTTNLWSSELTKLTANAFLAQRISSINSISALCEKTGADVDEVAYVMGKDRRIGPKFLKASIGFGGSCFKKDILNLVYLCGYYGLPEVAAYWESVVKINEWQTHRVVDRMLETMFNTIASKKIAVFGFAFKANTGDTRESPANLVVRDLLAEHAQPVVTDPKAIPDAKRDLKDVIDQVQFEEDPYKAAEGAHAVVVCTEWKCFAELDWKRIYKGMAKPAFVFDGRNILDADALRKIGFEVSSIGKGKAE comes from the coding sequence ATGAGTTACAATACCAAGATTCTTTGCATTGGCGCGGGCTATGTCGGTGGCCCCACTATGACTGTTATTGCCGACAAGTGTCCTGATGTCAAGGTGACCGTAGTCGATATCAACCAGGCCCGTATTGATGCCTGGAACAGCGACAATCTTCCGATTTTTGAACCTGGCCTCGATGACGTGGTGAAGCGTGCCCGTGGCCGTAACCTCTTCTTTAGCACCGATATCCCGGCTGCCATTAAAGAAGCGGACATTATCTTTGTTTCTGTGAACACCCCGACCAAGACGTTCGGCCATGGAGCCGGAAAGGCTTCTGACCTCCAGTACTGGGAAAAGACCGCGCGCAACATCTTGGAAATCGCCGACGAAGGCAAGATTATCGTGGAAAAGTCCACGCTCCCGGTGCGTACCGCCGCCGCCATGGAACGAATCCTGAACTCCAACGACAAGGGCCTTCACTTCGAAGTGCTTAGCAACCCGGAATTCTTGGCGGAAGGTACCGCCATTAACGACCTTTTCGAACCGGATCGCGTTCTTATCGGTAGCCACCAGACGGAATCTGGCCTCGCTGCCTGCCAGAAACTGGTGGACGTGTATGCTCATTGGGTGCCGCGTGACCGAATCCTTACGACGAACCTCTGGAGTTCCGAACTCACGAAGCTTACCGCTAACGCCTTCTTGGCTCAGCGCATCAGCTCCATCAACTCCATCAGTGCTCTCTGCGAAAAGACCGGCGCCGACGTGGATGAAGTCGCCTACGTGATGGGTAAGGACCGTCGTATCGGCCCGAAGTTCCTCAAGGCCTCCATCGGCTTTGGCGGTTCCTGCTTCAAGAAAGATATTTTGAACCTCGTGTACCTGTGCGGCTACTATGGACTCCCCGAAGTGGCCGCCTATTGGGAAAGCGTCGTGAAAATCAACGAATGGCAGACCCACCGCGTGGTGGACCGCATGCTCGAGACGATGTTCAATACCATCGCGAGCAAGAAAATTGCCGTTTTCGGCTTTGCTTTCAAGGCGAATACCGGCGATACCCGTGAAAGCCCCGCTAACTTGGTTGTTCGCGATTTGCTCGCCGAACATGCACAGCCGGTCGTGACCGACCCGAAGGCGATTCCCGATGCCAAGCGCGACCTGAAGGACGTGATTGACCAGGTGCAGTTCGAAGAAGACCCGTACAAGGCCGCCGAAGGCGCTCATGCCGTGGTGGTTTGCACGGAATGGAAATGCTTTGCCGAACTCGACTGGAAGCGCATCTATAAGGGCATGGCCAAGCCCGCTTTCGTATTCGATGGCCGCAACATTTTGGATGCCGACGCCCTCCGTAAGATTGGATTTGAAGTATCCAGTATCGGTAAGGGCAAGGCGGAGTAG
- a CDS encoding glycosyltransferase family 4 protein: MKVAVVGTRGIPDIMGGIETHCQELYPRLVERGASVVIFARKAYTPQKKPYFYKGVEVVPVYAPKISGVETFVHTFRCFLKVLAWKPDVVHLHAIGPSFIAPLFRLAGLKVVYTHHGQDYNRAKWGKLAKAILRLSEYVGTKFSNRVIVISDLLEDWLQKKYHCNKTVRINNGVTLLSALPEETTKKWLSKYGLEGKRYIFALGRFVKEKGFHDLIAAYKKASLVDVQLVIAGSADFQSEYATRMKRDAEEVGAILPGFIHGEELQVLFENASLFVIPSYHEGLPIALLEALGYNRNVVASDIPANMEVPLPEECFYELGDVDELADKMTLFMENPVQRDFRHIVEYHYDWDKIADQTMDLYKSLVKKK, from the coding sequence TTGAAAGTCGCTGTTGTTGGCACTCGCGGAATTCCTGACATCATGGGCGGAATTGAAACCCATTGTCAGGAATTGTATCCACGCCTGGTGGAACGCGGTGCTTCTGTCGTAATTTTTGCGCGAAAGGCCTATACGCCCCAGAAAAAACCTTATTTCTATAAGGGCGTCGAGGTCGTTCCTGTCTATGCTCCCAAGATTTCGGGAGTGGAGACGTTCGTCCATACCTTCAGGTGCTTCCTCAAGGTGTTGGCCTGGAAACCCGATGTCGTTCATCTGCACGCCATCGGTCCCTCCTTTATTGCCCCGTTGTTCAGGCTCGCAGGCCTCAAGGTGGTCTATACCCATCATGGTCAGGACTACAATCGTGCCAAGTGGGGCAAGCTCGCCAAGGCAATCCTTCGCTTGAGCGAATACGTGGGAACCAAGTTCTCGAATCGCGTTATCGTGATTTCGGATTTGCTGGAAGACTGGCTGCAGAAAAAATACCATTGCAACAAGACGGTCCGCATCAATAACGGTGTGACCCTGTTGTCTGCCCTTCCCGAAGAAACAACGAAAAAATGGCTCAGCAAGTATGGGCTCGAAGGCAAACGCTATATTTTCGCGCTTGGAAGATTCGTCAAGGAAAAGGGCTTCCATGACCTGATTGCTGCTTACAAGAAGGCGAGCCTTGTCGATGTGCAACTTGTGATTGCCGGATCGGCGGATTTTCAGTCGGAGTATGCGACTAGGATGAAGCGTGACGCCGAGGAAGTCGGTGCGATTCTTCCGGGCTTTATTCACGGCGAAGAACTGCAGGTCCTTTTTGAAAATGCGTCTCTGTTTGTGATTCCGAGTTACCATGAAGGTCTTCCGATTGCGTTGCTCGAGGCTCTCGGCTACAACAGGAACGTTGTGGCGAGTGATATCCCTGCGAATATGGAAGTCCCGCTTCCTGAAGAGTGCTTCTATGAATTGGGCGATGTCGACGAACTTGCCGACAAGATGACCCTGTTTATGGAAAACCCCGTGCAAAGGGATTTCAGACATATCGTCGAATACCATTACGATTGGGACAAGATTGCAGACCAGACGATGGATCTGTATAAGAGTCTCGTCAAGAAAAAATAG
- a CDS encoding acyltransferase produces MNRFESLDCLRAFAVIGIVICHVLSNADLNLPENFLFQKFLPFGSEYVFLFMMLSAFSMCCAYYQKFKDRQVDLNTFYKRRYLRIWPFFALMVLIDVALGFSRESLIEAFADLTLFFGFLPNPDIHVIGVGWFLGLIFVFYAIFPFFVFLMDNKKRAWFVLALSIAMMYFASSYFSRPELVVRSVSKWSILFCMPMFVSGGIIYLYIDKIKKIPVLWALAIAVLTTALFFILGKDLFVFKMLVFASWLVFAIADSVRPAQWTLMKNKYVAFLSGVSMEVYLCHMMFFRAVEKTHILDAFSSGIVRFLVCLTLTLAGAIVFSFAVKKTIFRGIHR; encoded by the coding sequence ATGAATCGGTTTGAATCGCTTGATTGCTTAAGGGCTTTTGCGGTAATCGGTATCGTAATTTGTCATGTTCTTTCGAATGCCGATTTGAACTTGCCGGAAAATTTCTTGTTTCAGAAATTTCTTCCGTTCGGGTCGGAATATGTTTTTCTGTTCATGATGCTTAGCGCGTTTTCGATGTGCTGCGCCTATTATCAGAAATTCAAAGACCGTCAAGTTGATTTAAATACTTTCTACAAGAGGCGTTACCTTCGTATATGGCCTTTTTTTGCTTTGATGGTCCTGATTGATGTTGCCTTGGGCTTTTCAAGGGAATCTCTTATCGAGGCCTTTGCGGATTTGACGCTCTTTTTTGGCTTCTTGCCGAATCCGGACATCCATGTGATTGGGGTAGGGTGGTTCCTCGGGCTGATTTTTGTTTTCTATGCAATCTTTCCCTTTTTTGTATTCCTGATGGATAACAAGAAAAGGGCGTGGTTTGTTCTTGCCTTGTCGATTGCGATGATGTATTTTGCGTCGTCGTATTTCTCTAGGCCAGAATTAGTCGTGCGTTCCGTGAGCAAGTGGAGCATCCTGTTCTGCATGCCCATGTTCGTTAGCGGCGGCATCATTTATCTTTATATTGACAAGATCAAGAAGATTCCTGTTTTGTGGGCCCTTGCGATTGCGGTTTTGACTACTGCCCTGTTTTTTATTCTGGGAAAGGATCTTTTTGTGTTTAAGATGCTCGTGTTTGCATCGTGGCTGGTTTTTGCCATTGCGGATAGCGTTCGTCCGGCCCAGTGGACCCTGATGAAAAACAAGTATGTCGCCTTTTTGAGTGGCGTCTCGATGGAAGTGTATCTGTGTCACATGATGTTTTTCAGGGCCGTCGAGAAAACGCATATTCTGGATGCCTTTTCTTCGGGAATTGTCCGATTCCTGGTTTGCTTGACTCTGACTTTGGCGGGGGCCATTGTATTTTCCTTTGCCGTCAAGAAAACGATCTTTCGCGGTATTCACCGATAA
- a CDS encoding SGNH/GDSL hydrolase family protein, with translation MKRLLLPFLFVIAFGSCAFEEGEDELCFVGDSITYLWDLEYYFPNYIIHKHAVSGAGLKQMDSWDVSDCKGRTTILLIGTNDIGYWKSTADGIERLREDYKDRFIKSAKRIGGKPMLIMSILPRNEWGKQDSLVNENIRAQNGVLRRSLKDIPDWEFVDVFDLFLDKGLQIREDLFKDGLHPNDEGYEILSRQIQGVL, from the coding sequence ATGAAACGGCTCCTGCTGCCATTTCTTTTTGTAATCGCGTTTGGTAGCTGCGCCTTCGAAGAAGGTGAAGACGAACTGTGTTTTGTGGGGGATTCCATTACCTATCTGTGGGATCTTGAGTACTATTTCCCGAACTACATTATTCATAAGCATGCGGTTAGCGGTGCGGGACTGAAACAGATGGATTCCTGGGATGTATCCGATTGCAAAGGGCGTACGACAATTCTCTTGATAGGCACCAACGACATTGGCTATTGGAAATCGACTGCCGATGGTATTGAGCGTTTGCGTGAAGATTACAAGGACAGGTTTATCAAGAGTGCAAAAAGGATTGGCGGAAAGCCGATGCTGATCATGTCGATTTTACCTCGGAATGAATGGGGAAAACAGGATTCGCTGGTAAACGAAAATATTCGGGCGCAAAACGGAGTTCTCCGTCGTTCGTTGAAAGATATCCCCGATTGGGAATTTGTAGATGTCTTTGATTTATTCTTGGACAAAGGCCTTCAGATACGCGAGGACTTGTTTAAGGATGGACTACATCCGAATGACGAAGGCTATGAAATTTTGTCTCGCCAAATACAGGGGGTCTTATGA
- a CDS encoding radical SAM protein — MPTDVSVITTYRCQMRCKMCNIWKNPTKKSEEVQAKDLEILPQLKFANVTGGEPFIRQDLEDIVEVLYTKAPRIVISTSGWWVDRVIKLAERFPNIGIRVSIEGLEGTNNFLRGRDDGFERGMKTLKTLHEMGVKDIGFGQTLSNWNSNDLIPLYELALSMNFEFATAAFHNSYYFHKEDNQISNKEELCDNIGKLVNRLLKENHPKSWFRAFFNLGLIKYIQGGKRMLPCEAGSVNFFTDPWGEVYPCNGLEPRYWQESMGNIHNAKNFEEIWFSEQAQKVREKVRTCPKNCWMVGTAAPVMKKYIAHVAPWVLTAKLKSLFGKEIDCSKFPTFDVGQDPRQGNLRIEG; from the coding sequence ATGCCGACGGACGTGTCGGTGATTACGACATATCGTTGCCAGATGCGCTGCAAGATGTGCAACATCTGGAAGAATCCGACCAAGAAGAGTGAGGAAGTCCAGGCAAAGGATTTGGAAATCCTTCCGCAGCTTAAATTTGCCAACGTGACCGGCGGTGAACCGTTCATTCGCCAGGATTTGGAAGATATCGTTGAAGTGCTCTATACCAAGGCCCCGCGCATCGTGATCAGTACGAGCGGCTGGTGGGTAGACCGTGTTATCAAACTGGCCGAACGTTTCCCGAACATTGGTATCCGCGTCTCCATCGAAGGCCTTGAAGGCACCAACAATTTCTTGCGAGGCCGGGACGATGGCTTTGAACGCGGCATGAAGACGCTCAAGACCCTGCATGAAATGGGCGTGAAGGATATCGGCTTCGGTCAGACGCTCAGCAACTGGAACAGTAACGACTTGATTCCGCTTTATGAACTCGCGCTTTCGATGAATTTCGAATTTGCGACGGCTGCCTTCCATAACAGTTACTACTTCCATAAGGAAGACAACCAGATCAGTAACAAGGAAGAACTCTGCGACAATATCGGCAAGCTGGTGAACCGCCTCCTCAAGGAAAACCATCCGAAGTCCTGGTTCCGCGCCTTCTTCAACCTGGGTCTCATCAAGTACATCCAGGGAGGCAAGCGAATGCTGCCTTGTGAAGCAGGTTCCGTGAACTTCTTTACGGATCCGTGGGGCGAAGTCTACCCCTGCAACGGTCTTGAACCGCGCTACTGGCAGGAAAGCATGGGTAACATCCATAACGCGAAGAATTTCGAGGAAATCTGGTTCAGCGAACAGGCCCAGAAGGTGCGCGAAAAGGTGCGTACCTGCCCCAAGAACTGCTGGATGGTTGGTACTGCCGCTCCGGTCATGAAAAAGTACATTGCGCACGTGGCACCGTGGGTGCTGACGGCGAAACTCAAGAGCCTGTTCGGCAAGGAAATCGACTGCTCCAAGTTCCCGACGTTCGATGTCGGCCAGGACCCGCGTCAGGGCAACCTGAGAATCGAAGGGTAG
- a CDS encoding glycosyltransferase, translating into MRILLANKFYYRRGGDCVYSIELENLLKASGHEVAFFAMDYPENQNSEWKSYWPSEVAFSPKKPVAFLKAFKRPFGDAETVRKFTALLDKFKPDVLHLNNIHTQLSPVMAEIAHARGVKVVWTLHDYKLVCPAYTCLCNGKICEDCIGGDKRNCTAKKCLKNNWLASKIAEKEAVVWNRERLERCVDKFICPSHFMKQKMEQDGFDASKLVALHNFVDESKFAHGPVERENSYCFVGRLSNEKGAETLLRVASKIEATLNVLGTGPLEAELNAKYASARQIRFMGHCDWETCKSVLLKSKFSVVPSEWYENNPFSVIEPLCLGTPVLGANIGGIPELIEPGKTGELFEMGNAEDLEAKIRKMLSGDYSFDVEPLRQHFSKDNYLEQMMSVYR; encoded by the coding sequence ATGCGGATTCTGCTTGCAAATAAGTTTTACTACCGTCGTGGTGGTGATTGCGTTTATTCTATAGAACTGGAAAACCTGCTCAAGGCTTCGGGGCACGAGGTCGCTTTTTTTGCGATGGATTATCCCGAAAACCAGAACAGCGAATGGAAAAGCTACTGGCCGAGCGAGGTCGCCTTTTCTCCGAAGAAACCAGTCGCTTTTCTCAAGGCGTTCAAGCGTCCGTTTGGCGATGCAGAAACCGTAAGGAAATTTACCGCGCTGCTTGATAAATTTAAGCCCGACGTGCTGCACCTGAACAACATCCATACGCAACTTTCGCCTGTAATGGCCGAAATTGCGCATGCGCGCGGCGTCAAGGTGGTGTGGACGTTGCACGACTACAAGCTGGTTTGCCCCGCCTATACGTGCCTCTGCAACGGTAAAATCTGTGAAGACTGCATCGGTGGTGACAAGCGGAACTGCACCGCGAAAAAATGCCTCAAGAACAACTGGCTTGCAAGCAAGATTGCCGAGAAAGAAGCCGTGGTGTGGAATCGCGAGCGGCTGGAACGCTGCGTGGACAAGTTTATCTGCCCGAGCCATTTCATGAAGCAGAAAATGGAACAGGACGGTTTTGATGCTTCGAAGCTGGTTGCTCTCCATAATTTTGTCGATGAATCGAAATTTGCACATGGGCCGGTGGAACGCGAAAATTCCTACTGTTTCGTGGGACGCCTTTCCAACGAGAAGGGTGCCGAAACCCTGCTGCGCGTGGCGTCGAAAATTGAGGCGACTCTCAATGTGCTCGGTACGGGCCCGCTGGAGGCCGAACTCAATGCGAAATATGCGTCGGCAAGGCAGATTCGGTTTATGGGACACTGCGACTGGGAAACCTGCAAGTCCGTGTTGCTCAAGTCCAAGTTCAGCGTGGTGCCGAGCGAATGGTACGAGAACAATCCGTTCTCAGTGATTGAACCGCTCTGCCTTGGAACTCCCGTGCTGGGGGCGAACATCGGCGGAATTCCCGAACTGATCGAACCGGGAAAGACCGGCGAGCTTTTTGAGATGGGTAACGCCGAGGACCTCGAAGCGAAAATCCGCAAGATGCTTTCCGGCGACTATTCCTTTGATGTGGAACCTCTCCGTCAGCATTTCTCCAAGGACAATTACTTGGAACAGATGATGTCTGTTTATAGGTAA
- a CDS encoding glycosyltransferase: MPQEQPLISVIVPVYKVEAYLDQCVESIVNQTYRNLEIILVDDGSPDRCGEMCDAWAKKDSRIKVVHKENGGLGDARNAGVAIARGDYFGFIDSDDWCEPDMYQELLDSCVRFDAPVSVCNVFINWECGWPTEQTVFAKEKSAIERDEVLRRFFSDRLTAWAWNKLYHRDLAGILTYPKQGYEDIPVARELFIKVSCIAFTGKSLYHYRQRQGSIVNSTVNLSQYIFIEELRKNVELAREWNFEKESVARLSVSAFNFLEKIYSNRTKELECKIPALIEDVSQGRMYFKDLKTRKLDKFFMGLLAKGVSYKKIFAVRQLFQWFYRKLNLKKF, encoded by the coding sequence ATGCCGCAAGAACAACCGTTGATTTCTGTTATCGTTCCTGTCTATAAGGTCGAGGCGTACTTGGACCAGTGTGTCGAAAGTATCGTAAACCAGACCTACCGGAACTTGGAAATCATTCTGGTAGATGACGGCTCTCCGGATCGTTGTGGCGAAATGTGCGATGCGTGGGCCAAGAAGGATTCCCGAATCAAGGTCGTCCATAAGGAGAACGGGGGACTTGGCGATGCTCGCAATGCGGGTGTTGCTATAGCGAGGGGCGACTATTTCGGGTTTATTGATAGCGATGACTGGTGCGAGCCGGATATGTATCAGGAACTCTTGGATTCGTGCGTGCGATTTGACGCTCCTGTCTCGGTCTGTAATGTTTTTATTAACTGGGAATGCGGCTGGCCAACAGAACAGACTGTTTTTGCAAAAGAAAAATCTGCTATAGAACGTGATGAAGTCCTGCGGAGGTTCTTTAGCGACCGCCTTACGGCTTGGGCCTGGAACAAGCTGTATCACCGTGATCTTGCTGGAATATTGACGTATCCCAAGCAGGGCTATGAGGACATTCCTGTAGCAAGAGAACTTTTTATAAAAGTGTCCTGTATTGCGTTTACGGGAAAATCTCTTTACCATTATCGACAGCGTCAAGGAAGTATTGTTAATTCGACGGTAAATCTTTCGCAATATATTTTTATAGAGGAACTGCGCAAGAATGTTGAACTCGCACGGGAATGGAACTTTGAAAAGGAATCTGTGGCGCGGCTATCGGTGAGCGCCTTTAACTTCCTTGAAAAAATTTATTCAAATCGAACTAAAGAATTGGAATGTAAAATTCCTGCGTTGATAGAAGATGTTTCTCAAGGTAGAATGTATTTTAAGGATCTGAAGACTCGAAAGTTGGATAAATTTTTCATGGGACTGTTGGCGAAGGGTGTTTCCTATAAGAAAATTTTCGCCGTTCGTCAATTGTTTCAGTGGTTCTATAGAAAACTGAACTTGAAGAAATTCTGA